In Cydia splendana chromosome 26, ilCydSple1.2, whole genome shotgun sequence, the following are encoded in one genomic region:
- the LOC134803321 gene encoding keratin-associated protein 10-11-like isoform X2 — translation MALVLRNAALQKQVSLLKCIKTRTIVTTANKNNNQAPLSAAVSIKNGWRKLSKTTANLPATLKRPSLTKVWKSMACPIFKSASCPTLEIVPTNSRIITIDTWRKTRSEINLKRLDRGLSKKSKSLSDSIPILESLASAACPCPCPCGPCCSPCGPCCSPCGPCCSPCGPCCSPCGPCCGNMADCNCGRLLPPPCNTPPRCIQYMQGYYYYPYGTWFCGPYHVCTGGVPTPGPVCPGTSCGIAPPNPNAFCGQCPCSPCGACCGVLGCTACLPPGTSGTSTQEFSRYGYRASSGAAGSAFPLGACLLPGTPNTEFSSPKKQNRGHLYTSQASQTTKLDSPKTPKWVDNDAPCQCAVCQASKAVNFLSKPKESKVYPETDAKLLSRRGINANLVLRASAKQKYPKKPIAFRERRNYCEMLMKPKHKR, via the exons ATGGCTCTAGTTTTGCGAAACGCCGCTCTCCAGAAACAAGTATCGCTGTTGAAATGTATCAAAACGCGAACAATAGTTACAACGGCGAATAAAAATAACAACCAGGCGCCATTAT CGGCTGCCGTCAGTATTAAGAACGGCTGGCGAAAGCTCTCGAAGACTACAGCTAACCTGCCGGCCACTCTGAAGAGGCCCTCCCTAACAAAAGTCTGGAAATCTATGGCCTGCCCTATCTTCAAGAGCGCCTCTTGTCCTACATTAGAAATAGTACCGACAAACTCACGTATAATAACTATAGATACCTGGCGAAAGACACGGTCAGAGATAAACTTAAAACGACTTGATCGTGGGTTATCGAAAAAGTCGAAAAGCCTATCAGATAGCATTCCAATCCTGGAGAGCCTTGCGAGCGCGGcttgcccctgcccctgcccctgcggTCCATGCTGCAGTCCCTGCGGTCCATGCTGCAGTCCCTGCGGTCCATGCTGCAGTCCCTGTGGTCCATGCTGCAGTCCCTGCGGTCCATGCTGCGGCAACATGGCTGACTGCAACTGCGGACGTCTGCTTCCTCCTCCATGCAATACTCCGCCCCGATGTATCCAATACATGCAAGGTTATTACTACTACCCTTACGGCACGTGGTTCTGCGGGCCGTACCATGTGTGCACCGGCGGCGTTCCGACCCCGGGCCCCGTCTGCCCTGGGACCTCGTGCGGCATCGCACCGCCTAACCCAAACGCATTCTGTGGTCAGTGCCCTTGCAGTCCATGCGGGGCCTGTTGCGGTGTCCTTGGTTGTACCGCGTGCTTGCCTCCTGGCACCAGTGGAACAAGTACACAAGAGTTTTCGAGATATGGATATAGAGCGTCCTCTGGAGCAGCTGGCTCAGCTTTTCCTCTAGGCGCATGTTTACTACCCGGCACGCCTAATACTGAATTCTCCTCTCCAAAAAAGCAGAACAGAGGCCATCTTTATACATCCCAAGCCAGTCAGACTACAAAACTCGATAGCCCGAAAACCCCAAAATGGGTTGATAACGACGCACCATGTCAATGCGCCGTATGTCAAGCAAGCAAAGCGGTCAATTTCCTCAGCAAACCGAAGGAATCCAAAGTATACCCCGAAACTGATGCGAAACTATTATCCCGCCGCGGTATCAATGCCAACTTGGTTCTGAGAGCTTCTGCGAAACAAAAGTACCCAAAGAAACCTATCGCGTTCAGGGAACGCCGGAATTATTGTGAAATGTTAATGAAGCCCAAACACAAACGATGA
- the LOC134803321 gene encoding uncharacterized protein LOC134803321 isoform X1, producing the protein MALVLRNAALQKQVSLLKCIKTRTIVTTANKNNNQAPLSAAVSKKPTLRHIFKAKFKFPLFKVNQMTTLKRDAHTAAAPLYKSVSCSELADGYRTDDRIQFINDSWLKARSATNFAKPIVIEPVPANVSTKFKKDRACLDILVPTMFESIANAVCPCPCPCGPCGPCCSPCGPCCGNMADCNCGRLLPPPCNTPPKCIQYMQGYYYYPYGTWFCGPYHVSTGAVPVCGPVCPGTACGIAPPNPNLLCKCGPCCCGLLSCSICNPPPFGSGPAGAVPAPWANPLNITSCYGVPGLGSQGSPAMSTQGMFAPCTQQSWGQPQPMGQSSLPIPFGVPGSTTQTATPDGSGFNITFPPVQISPHQIMPNSLSSPTAPQWATQHAPCECSGCVAKRNEPGTKSPAECNTPAIMQSIIEPFSKVFTSSKPPINKPENCKKSTKIPEDPKVKATFPW; encoded by the exons ATGGCTCTAGTTTTGCGAAACGCCGCTCTCCAGAAACAAGTATCGCTGTTGAAATGTATCAAAACGCGAACAATAGTTACAACGGCGAATAAAAATAACAACCAGGCGCCATTAT CAGCGGCTGTGTCGAAGAAGCCAACGTTGCGACACATCTTCAAGGCCAAGTTCAAATTCCCGTTGTTCAAGGTGAACCAAATGACGACGCTGAAGAGGGACGCGCACACCGCAGCGGCCCCGCTGTACAAAAGCGTGTCCTGCTCCGAACTAGCCGATGGGTATCGGACCGACGACAGAATACAATTCATCAACGACAGCTGGCTGAAGGCCCGATCGGCTACCAACTTCGCGAAACCGATTGTGATCGAACCTGTGCCCGCCAATGTGTCTACTAAATTCAAAAAGGATCGGGCTTGCTTGGATATCCTCGTCCCTACCATGTTTGAGAGCATTGCGAACGCAGTCTGCCCGTGCCCGTGCCCGTGTGGCCCGTGTGGACCCTGTTGCAGCCCTTGCGGCCCCTGCTGCGGCAACATGGCGGACTGCAACTGCGGCCGCTTACTGCCCCCTCCATGCAATACGCCGCCTAAATGTATCCAATACATGCAAGGTTACTACTACTACCCGTACGGCACGTGGTTCTGCGGCCCGTACCACGTGAGTACTGGCGCTGTGCCAGTGTGCGGCCCCGTCTGCCCCGGCACCGCCTGCGGCATCGCGCCCCCCAACCCTAACCTGCTTTGTAAGTGCGGACCTTGCTGCTGTGGGCTCCTTTCGTGCAGCATCTGCAACCCTCCACCTTTCGGTTCAGGCCCTGCAGGAGCAGTTCCAGCACCATGGGCAAATCCTCTTAATATTACATCTTGCTACGGAGTTCCTGGACTGGGCTCACAGGGGTCTCCTGCCATGAGCACACAAGGAATGTTCGCACCCTGCACACAGCAGTCTTGGGGTCAACCTCAACCTATGGGACAATCGAGCCTGCCTATACCTTTCGGTGTGCCCGGAAGCACAACTCAAACCGCTACGCCTGATGGGTCAGGCTTCAATATCACCTTCCCTCCAGTACAAATAAGCCCTCACCAAATAATGCCCAATTCGCTAAGTTCTCCGACGGCCCCACAATGGGCCACGCAGCATGCGCCCTGTGAATGTTCGGGCTGTGTGGCGAAGAGAAACGAGCCTGGAACTAAAAGCCCCGCGGAGTGCAATACACCAGCAATCATGCAAAGCATCATCGAACCATTTTCGAAAGTATTTACCTCTTCGAAACCACCCATAAATAAGCCTGAAAACTGCAAAAAATCTACTAAAATACCGGAAGACCCGAAAGTGAAAGCGACATTCCCTTGGTGA